A genome region from Maylandia zebra isolate NMK-2024a linkage group LG6, Mzebra_GT3a, whole genome shotgun sequence includes the following:
- the LOC143419102 gene encoding uncharacterized protein LOC143419102, translated as MYLYHNFIEQKEVYFYGNYANSKIIERPRYEGRIESNGAPMNHNITISNLTVDDSGVYTCVYKESADKGVNCNVYTVFVRGLAPCPSQEPQIPTTVEDRFLVMLLIICICVISTLLIIIFILLIMQKVKQRSSCRRLSSSSPEESNDCVYEVMMKNNFYSVAALEQ; from the exons ATGTATCTGTATCATAACTTTATTGAACAGAAAGAGGTGTATTTCTATGGTAACTATGCCAACAGCAAAATCATAGAGCGACCACGATACGAAGGCAGGATTGAGTCAAACGGCGCTCCCATGAACCACAACATCACCATCAGCAACTTGACCGTGGATGATTCTGGTGTCTACACTTGTGTCTACAAAGAATCAGCTGACAAAGGTGTCAATTGCAATGTCTACACAGTTTTCGTGAGAG GATTGGCACCATGTCCCAGCCAAGAGCCCCAGATCCCCACCACTGTGGAGGACAGATTTCTAGTCATGCTGTTGATCATCTGTATCTGTGTGATCAGCACACTGTTAATCATTATTTTCATTCTGTTGATTATGCAGAAG GTGAAACAAAGGAGTAGCTGCAGGCGATTATCCAGCAGTTCCCCGGAAGAATCAAATGATTGTGTGTATGAAGTTATGATGAAGAATAACTTCTACTCTGTCGCAGCTTTAGAACAATGA
- the LOC111500390 gene encoding uncharacterized protein LOC111500390 — MTRLYWAMLLIGFCSSSESTIIIREPGESITLKCSSEGCPQNNDGYAGMYLYHNFIEQKEVYFYGNYANSKIMERPRYEGRIESNGAPMNHNITISNLTVDDSGVYTCVYKESADKGVNCNVYTVFVREVAPCLGQDDLPTSVLVVITCTYLSVLLIIIFILLIVHRVKQRKSCRRLSRSSQQEPDDYVYEVMTKNSLYTLATSPQQS, encoded by the exons ATGACACGACTCTACTGGGCCATGTTATTGATCGGGTTTTGTTCCAGTTCAG AGAGCACTATAATCATCAGAGAGCCTGGTGAGAGCATCACTTTGAAGTGCTCATCAGAAGGATGCCCCCAAAACAATGATGGATATGCTGGGATGTATCTGTATCATAACTTTATTGAACAGAAAGAGGTGTATTTCTATGGTAACTATGCCAACAGCAAAATCATGGAGCGACCACGATACGAAGGCAGGATTGAGTCAAACGGCGCTCCCATGAACCACAACATCACCATCAGCAACTTGACCGTGGATGATTCTGGTGTCTACACTTGTGTCTACAAAGAATCCGCTGACAAAGGTGTCAACTGCAATGTCTACACAGTTTTCGTGAGAG AAGTGGCACCATGCCTGGGACAAGATGACCTTCCCACCTCGGTGTTAGTTGTCATTACCTGCACGTACCTTAGCGTGCTGTTAATCATAATCTTTATCCTACTGATAGTCCACAGG GTGAAACAAAGGAAGAGCTGCAGAAGATTATCCAGGAGTTCGCAGCAAGAACCAGATGATTATGTGTATGAAGTTATGACCAAGAACAGCCTCTACACTTTGGCAACTTCACCGCAGCAATCTTAA
- the zgc:174863 gene encoding CD276 antigen homolog isoform X1, producing MASSGILVFIFPVLCICAVKSGFVKVECKAENVGHYGQQSLLECVVKTSSDVNDPNIRMVAWKKLTSPEDEGDLVLGFKRGKLDEPKRGYRFAEPSWDGKNMNVSLLITNTAVADEGDYKCIVITDSGDDNMVTTLKVQAKYSVPTVYSIPEKIVPNTDSTLVCESHGGYPQGTIRWFDEEKHEWTKSSEMDAKQSDDGLFQLTSRLSLLGGSTFSKYTCAVFNASGGKEDEKTFEMPPPPSSQGGLFVPGSPETSKVVAPLVVIGSLIIGLLLLLLYKRRSQKARRNSTAPLMDRRDAAPTDVEEGYNSHEDEPINQAQS from the exons ATGGCCTCCAGTGGAATCCTTGTGTTCATTTTCCCTGTCCTCTGCATCTGTGCAGTTAAGAGTG GATTTGTGAAAGTGGAATGCAAAGCTGAAAATGTGGGACACTATGGCCAACAGTCACTGCTGGAGTGTGTCGTCAAAACATCATCAGATGTAAATGATCCAAATATTCGTATGGTCGCTTGGAAAAAACTGACCTCTCCAGAAGACGAAGGTGATCTCGTGTTGGGTTTTAAGAGAGGGAAATTGGACGAGCCAAAGCGAGGCTACAGGTTTGCTGAACCATCATGGGACGGGAAGAACATGAATGTATCTCTGCTCATCACCAACACTGCAGTGGCAGACGAAGGAGATTACAAGTGCATAGTGATTACAGACAGTGGTGATGACAACATGGTCACTACGCTTAAAGTCCAAg CCAAATACAGTGTCCCAACTGTATACTCCATCCCTGAGAAAATTGTCCCAAATACAGACAGTACCCTGGTCTGTGAGTCTCATGGAGGCTACCCACAGGGAACAATTCGCTGGTTTGATGAAGAGAAACATGAGTGGACAAAAAGCTCTGAAATGGACGCAAAACAGTCAGACGATGGTTTGTTTCAACTCACAAGTAGACTGTCTTTGTTGGGAGGATCCACTTTCTCAAAGTATACCTGCGCTGTGTTCAATGCCAGTGGAGGCAAAGAGGAtgagaaaacatttgaaatgccaccaccaccatcatcccaAGGAG GGCTTTTTGTCCCCGGGTCACCTGAGACCTCTAAAGTAGTTGCTCCTTTGGTGGTTATCGGCTCGCTGATCATAGggttgctgttgctgttgttgtacaAAAGGCGATCTCAAA AGGCTCGGAGGAACTCTACAGCACCCCTTATGG ATCGTCGTGATGCGGCTCCTACAGATGTTGAGGAAG GTTATAACTCTCACGAAGATGAACCAATCAATCAAGCCCAGTCCTGA
- the zgc:174863 gene encoding CD276 antigen homolog isoform X2, whose translation MASSGILVFIFPVLCICAVKSGFVKVECKAENVGHYGQQSLLECVVKTSSDVNDPNIRMVAWKKLTSPEDEGDLVLGFKRGKLDEPKRGYRFAEPSWDGKNMNVSLLITNTAVADEGDYKCIVITDSGDDNMVTTLKVQAKYSVPTVYSIPEKIVPNTDSTLVCESHGGYPQGTIRWFDEEKHEWTKSSEMDAKQSDDGLFQLTSRLSLLGGSTFSKYTCAVFNASGGKEDEKTFEMPPPPSSQGGLFVPGSPETSKVVAPLVVIGSLIIGLLLLLLYKRRSQNRRDAAPTDVEEGYNSHEDEPINQAQS comes from the exons ATGGCCTCCAGTGGAATCCTTGTGTTCATTTTCCCTGTCCTCTGCATCTGTGCAGTTAAGAGTG GATTTGTGAAAGTGGAATGCAAAGCTGAAAATGTGGGACACTATGGCCAACAGTCACTGCTGGAGTGTGTCGTCAAAACATCATCAGATGTAAATGATCCAAATATTCGTATGGTCGCTTGGAAAAAACTGACCTCTCCAGAAGACGAAGGTGATCTCGTGTTGGGTTTTAAGAGAGGGAAATTGGACGAGCCAAAGCGAGGCTACAGGTTTGCTGAACCATCATGGGACGGGAAGAACATGAATGTATCTCTGCTCATCACCAACACTGCAGTGGCAGACGAAGGAGATTACAAGTGCATAGTGATTACAGACAGTGGTGATGACAACATGGTCACTACGCTTAAAGTCCAAg CCAAATACAGTGTCCCAACTGTATACTCCATCCCTGAGAAAATTGTCCCAAATACAGACAGTACCCTGGTCTGTGAGTCTCATGGAGGCTACCCACAGGGAACAATTCGCTGGTTTGATGAAGAGAAACATGAGTGGACAAAAAGCTCTGAAATGGACGCAAAACAGTCAGACGATGGTTTGTTTCAACTCACAAGTAGACTGTCTTTGTTGGGAGGATCCACTTTCTCAAAGTATACCTGCGCTGTGTTCAATGCCAGTGGAGGCAAAGAGGAtgagaaaacatttgaaatgccaccaccaccatcatcccaAGGAG GGCTTTTTGTCCCCGGGTCACCTGAGACCTCTAAAGTAGTTGCTCCTTTGGTGGTTATCGGCTCGCTGATCATAGggttgctgttgctgttgttgtacaAAAGGCGATCTCAAA ATCGTCGTGATGCGGCTCCTACAGATGTTGAGGAAG GTTATAACTCTCACGAAGATGAACCAATCAATCAAGCCCAGTCCTGA